Proteins encoded by one window of Glycine soja cultivar W05 chromosome 15, ASM419377v2, whole genome shotgun sequence:
- the LOC114388720 gene encoding flowering time control protein FPA-like has product MPPPSKSVEGEEWGTPTNNLWVGNLPTEVTDSDLMELFAPYGSLDSLISYSSRTFAFVLFRRIEDAKAAKSNLQGALLRGFQIRIEFARPAKPCKQLWVGGFSPTVAREDLEAEFRKFGKIEDFKFFIDRGTACVEFLNLDAAARAMKVMNGKRLGGRQICVDFLRSQSTRRDFLVDHGQFQARPQHLQPSIGRNNQPSKILWIGFPPSFQIDEQMLHNAMILFGEIEKIKSFPSRHYSFVEFRSIDEARRAKEGLQGRLFNDPQITIMYSSSELAPGKDYPGFYPGGKGPIPDGLGNEHPFRPLQTDVFGHNRPMVPNNFPGQLPPGHNVPMRPFGSQGLEPLISGPDFNEMGPSWKRPSPPAPGMLPSPVPGIRPPTRSTSGAWDLLDINQFQRDSKRLRIDDALFIGDAPFPLRNIDDRGLGVEQPFAIDSVIDGGGSGPKSHLGPVGTRITSGVPGSVQPDIDHIWRGIIAKGGTPVCRARCVPIGKGIVTEIPDIVDCAARTGLDMLTKHYADAIGFDIVFFLPDSEEDFASYTEFLCYLKAKNRAGVAKFVDNTTLFLVPPSDFLTKVLKVTGPERLYGVVLKFPLVPSSTSMQQPMHLPSPSTQYMQRIPPSQAEYGSILVKEEQVLPMDYNRLLHEDSKHLPKPLHPATNVPPSAHSVPSDFAPTYTASASQAVTWTPELIASLTSLLPATTQSSTTGGPMAVAGPSIVKPSFPSVAPNDGNQSHLWKQAQQIPDPSSHPPQQFGSIHNVQYQPYPPASSTDHPAQVVSGSSCFQDTNSSLQQPVAVSSTPMTNFILPPQNGQVAVSPQVSQQYQVEVPHGTEKDYGVVQGTDASVLYSSKAFQQPNNFISSSNQVANAASQQQSVMPFTVDKDNSVPTNQQPQPALFGVGQGVSELEADKNQRYQSTLQFAANLLQQIQQQQTQGGHGPGNQQ; this is encoded by the exons ATGCCGCCTCCTTCGAAATCCGTGGAAGGCGAGGAGTGGGGAACCCCCACCAACAACCTCTGGGTCGGGAATCTGCCGACGGAGGTCACAGATTCCGATCTCATGGAACTATTCGCTCCGTACGGTTCTCTGGACTCACTCATCTCCTACTCCTCGCGCACCTTCGCTTTCGTCTTGTTCAGGCGCATCGAAGACGCTAAGGCAGCGAAATCCAACTTGCAAGGCGCGTTGCTGCGCGGGTTTCAAATCAGAATCGAGTTTGCCAGACCG GCAAAGCCGTGCAAACAATTGTGGGTGGGTGGTTTTAGTCCCACTGTTGCAAGGGAAGATTTGGAAGCGGAATTTCGCAAATTCGGTAAGATTGAGGATTTTAAGTTCTTTATAGACCGCGGCACTGCGTGTGTTGAGTTTCTCAATCTGGATGCTGCTGCTCGGGCGATGAAAGTCATGAACGGGAAGCGGTTAGGTGGACGCCAGATTTGTGTAGATTTCCTTCGATCACAATCTACGAGAAGA GATTTTTTGGTTGATCATGGGCAGTTTCAGGCTAGACCACAG CATTTACAACCTTCAATTGGGAGGAATAATCAACCCAGTAAAATCTTGTGGATAGGTTTTCCTCCTTCCTTTCAAATTGATGAACAAATGCTCCACAATGCCATGATTTTATTTGGTGAAATTGAGAAAATCAAGAGTTTTCCTTCTAGACATTATTCATTTGTTGAATTTAGAAGCATTGATGAAGCTCGGCGTGCCAAAGAGGGTCTTCAAGGACGGCTTTTTAATGATCCTCAAATAACAATTATGTATTCAAGCAGTGAGCTGGCACCTGGAAAAGATTACCCTGGCTTTTATCCTGGAGGTAAAGGCCCCATACCTGATGGATTAGGTAATGAGCATCCATTTCGACCGCTACAAACAGATGTATTTGGTCATAATCGTCCTATGGTTCCAAATAATTTTCCTGGACAATTGCCACCTGGACATAATGTCCCAATGCGACCTTTTGGTTCTCAAGGTCTTGAACCTCTTATCTCTGGTCCTGATTTTAATGAGATGGGTCCAAGCTGGAAAAGGCCATCTCCTCCTGCCCCAGGAATGCTTCCTTCTCCTGTGCCTGGTATTAGGCCTCCTACAAGATCCACCTCCGGTGCATGGGATCTACTTGACATAAACCAATTTCAGAGAGATTCTAAACGTTTGAGGATAGATGATGCTTTGTTCATTGGTGATGCTCCATTTCCTTTAAGGAATATAGATGATCGTGGATTAGGAGTAGAACAGCCATTTGCAATTGATTCAGTTATTGATGGAGGTGGTTCTGGTCCAAAAAGTCACCTTGGTCCAGTCGGCACTAGGATCACATCTGGAGTACCTGGTTCTGTCCAACCTGATATTGATCATATATGGCGTGGAATTATTGCAAAAGGGGGAACTCCTGTTTGTCGTGCTAGATGTGTGCCTATTGGGAAAGGGATAGTGACTGAGAT TCCTGATATTGTAGATTGTGCTGCCAGGACTGGATTGGATATGCTAACAAAACACTATGCTGATGCAATTGGTTTTGACATTGTTTTCTTTCTCCCTGATAGCGAAGAGGATTTTGCTTCATACACTGAATTCCTTTGCTACCTCAAAGCAAAAAATCGTGCTGGTGTTGCCAAGTTTGTTGATAACACCACTTTATTTTTGGTACCACCTTCTGATTTCTTGACCAAGGTTTTGAAAGTCACAGGACCTGAACGCTTATATGGTGTGGTTCTTAAATTTCCATTAGTTCCAAGTAGCACATCTATGCAACAACCAATGCATTTGCCTTCTCCCTCTACTCAGTATATGCAACGGATTCCTCCTTCACAAGCTGAATATGGTTCAATATTGGTAAAGGAGGAACAGGTTTTACCAATGGATTATAACAGATTGTTGCATGAGGATTCTAAGCATCTGCCAAAACCACTTCATCCAGCTACAAATGTCCCCCCTTCAGCTCATTCTGTTCCTTCTGATTTTGCTCCTACTTATACTGCTTCTGCATCCCAAGCTGTTACATGGACACCTGAACTTATTGCAAGTTTAACTTCTTTACTCCCTGCAACTACGCAATCATCAACCACGGGTGGCCCAATGGCAGTGGCTGGTCCCTCTATTGTGAAGCCATCTTTTCCTTCTGTTGCACCTAATGATGGAAATCAATCTCATTTGTGGAAACAAGCTCAGCAAATCCCTGATCCTTCTAGTCATCCTCCTCAACAATTTGGGAGTATTCATAATGTTCAATATCAACCTTATCCACCTGCATCTTCTACTGACCACCCTGCTCAAGTGGTCTCTGGCAGTTCTTGTTTCCAAGATACCAATTCCAGTCTCCAGCAGCCAGTTGCTGTTTCGTCTACACCCATGACTAATTTCATCTTACCTCCTCAAAATGGACAGGTAGCTGTGTCCCCTCAAGTCAGTCAACAGTATCAGGTGGAAGTCCCCCATGGCACTGAGAAAGACTATGGAGTTGTTCAGGGAACAGATGCCTCTGTTTTATATAGTTCTAAGGCGTTCCAACAacctaataattttatttcctcATCCAATCAAGTTGCCAATGCTGCATCACAGCAACAATCTGTGATGCCCTTTACAGTGGACAAAGATAATTCAGTGCCCACAAATCAGCAACCTCAACCTGCTTTATTTGGAGTTGGCCAGGGAGTGTCAGAATTGGAGGCTGATAAGAACCAGAGGTACCAGTCAACACTACAGTTTGCTGCCAACCTTCTCCAGCAGATACAACAACAGCAAACACAAGGAGGGCATGGGCCAGGAAATCAACAATAA